The DNA region CTAGATATGTATCGAAccgtcttgaaagggaaagatgcacatccctacaCAGAACACTTTTATTAGACCCCTCCATAGTCCCATAGATCCTTGACATAGCCTCTACACAGTCTATTCGACAGGATTTCCAGCCATTCCAATTATTTGATCTATTCCAGCAGCaatacacctgattcaactggtcATCAGCACTCTATTAGATTAAATAAGGAATTCTAGTATTGGAATATAACAAATAAGTGTAATGACTGGAGTAACTCAAGAATAGGTTTGAGAAAAACGGGTCTATTCTAGCCTCCTGCGCTGCCTACCGTGTTAGTGTGTGTATCTCACCGTTAAAGAAGTCTGAGTGCACTGCTTTCTCATTTGCTGCCAGGTCCATGAGCAGACCGCTGCTGCCCCCTGCCTGAAGAACACACAAGTGTGTGCACACACAGGTACAGTTTCATAATGTTAGCCATTTATCAACGTACATAAAACACATGAGTTCAACAAGAAAAGTACAATAAATCAAAGACAGTTCGTTCAGTCTACAGACAAAAGGGTAACCgtgtaactagctaacgttaggttaaAAACAACTAACGTTATATGTGCTAACGCTACAGCTACACAACATTCTAGCCTCTGACAAAATGCAGATATATGCCTAACCTTctaaacatagctagctagctagctaacgttagtagtaGCAAGTTCCCAGCAACTGTGTGTTGAACAAGATGACTGGATAACAGCGGGCGTTTTTTGTATCCGAGTCACTTACTGTAGGTGGCTAGATTACCGTTGGAGTTAAcatggtaacgttagctagctatgtcgGTGATTCTTTCGTGTAACCTGATGATTACTAACCTCGTCTAGATCCACATAAGGCCCGGCGCCTTCAGGGAACATCTCGTCCACCGCTGGTTTCATGATAGTTTCTGTCTTTGACAAGTTACCGTAATGAAtattaacgttagctacctagctgtTTTCTGTCAACGTGAACAAAACAAACCGGAcccttcttcttctatgatatatgGCGGTCCGAAAACAACCGTTgtaggtgcatgccgccacctactgtgctgaaGTGTGTGTGGTCCCATCTCTTCTGCCACACAACTATCAAAATGGCTCTGATCTTACATTTGGCCACACCACTACCCAGTGGAACATTAATATCAATTATATCTTGTTTCAGAGCGCTTTAACTATCTGGTCTACAACTTAATTCCCTTCCACAACCGAATGTGCTGGGACCCAGCAGAATCTCACTACTACACCTAGTCTCTCAATTCTATATAATAACATTAATGCCTCCAATAGTAGGTCACTCCTATTAGATTTACCAGATGATAAACTATTCACTGCTGACATGGAATTTGAGCATACTCActtcttcttctttaaggttggtgtattgccgccacctactgtacagggtagcgaaacaaaaataacatcatacaaaatgtaacataaataaataatctcactCCTTCAGTCACAATTCAAAACACATCCATACACAGGCTCAGGGGCCTGTGAGGACGAAGCATTAATTGACAGGATAACTTGTAATGCCTCAGCAGCACTCACAATGATGGCTATTTTCTCCGATTTTCTGTTTGCgctgtgcagttgaaaaccaatGCAATAAATGCAACAAAGTCCACCTTAGCATGCAGGATGTCAGTATCTAGTGTCAGTATCTAGTATCAGTATCTAGTGTCTCCACACCTACTAACATTATTTCTTCAACTTCACTCCTTTCTTCCACTCTTCTCACTGCCTCCGAATAGGAGACATTCTGGACAGGCCTTATTCTTGCCACCTCTGTCTCCTTCACCCGAACAGGACACTTCAGGAATTTGGGTGCATGTTCACTACCACAATTGCAGCATTTAGATTCAACTGGCATATGATACTCCTCCCGTCTACATACACTTTACACATGCATGGGTTTGGTCACATAGGCTCTCACAGGGTCTCTCACAGTGGTGGAAAACGTactcaaatgtcatacttgagaaaaagtaaagataccttaatagaaaatgactaaagtcaaagtcaaagtaaatgaaattgctaaaatatacttaagtatcaaaagtaaaagtattaatagtctcaaattccttatattatgcaaaccagacggcataatTTGTATTGCATGTGTAACAGATGTATAatgtactctccatgcgttgtgttttctcaaaataaatcacttcggccagtggtcccagttgagcatcatttatttctgttgttaaatgggaaacagcacgttagttgtgaagggcttaacagtattgatggctgtcgatggcaaaatctgtagcatgaagacaactgtgttagcagtggcttatgtgaccatgacatcagtgtatgctagctaacacacttatttacagcaatcatatgccaaagcacatcccagaaagcccctcaatccctaacaggtaccatatacccacacatgtataaatcagtaacgtacagaaaacttgtacacattgtaaaatagaaaatagaaaacagtattcagaacgtgacctaacccttgcatcacattttcctactgggaagacctgacgttcgcgatctccccctatctgcaagcggggccaatcacaacacaccttattgtcatcagagttgaactaaccaataagaatgcttgaacattaaatacacatttctttagaggcaagtggaaacataaccaaccctgttacacatgTTTTattgacacacaccaacactcagacattaatttacaatttaagtatttgtgtttaggtagtccgccagatcagaggcagtagggataacaagggatgttctctttataagtgtgtgaattagaccattttcctgtcaaaaggtaacgagtacttttgtgtttcagggaaaatgtatggagtaaaaagtacattattttctttaggaatgtaatgaagtaaaagttgccaaaaatataaatagtaaagtatagataccccaaaaaacgacttaagttatactttaaagtaattttacttaagtactttacaccactggtatgtCATAAAACCCAAATACACATGAGAAGGCAGAGACTCTTCTTCAGAAAACAACAGAATGGATGGAGTGGGCttcctcgctccatccaccatgcGGGTCAGTCGGTGTGCACCAACCACTTGATCCAATTCTTCACGTATATCCTTTGCATTCACTTCATGCGGCACCTCAGATAACACCCTTCATAGGCGCCCTGCTTCGAAGATCCACACATTCCAATCTGATATTTTCTTGAGGCCACTTCTTGTTACTCTCACCAACACCACCTTACCCAATTCATCTGCCATTTTTATAGAGACTACAAACGGATCTCCCAGGTAACTCCATCGATCCAAAACCCTTACTCCgaccaattttattttttaaactaggctTGGATTTACAGGATTCCACTACTACTTTACTTCTCTAATTTCCTTTTGTATTTGCCACTATATTCCAATTCTTCTCATCTCCACTCGACACGCCATCTGATTCAAACAGAACATCTGCTTCCGCCATCTTCCAACGACAAGTTCCCGACAATCAGCCTCCCCATCAAAGTTTCCCCTAGCATAGATCAACGCCACTTCTTATTCTTCTTTAAATttgcatacaccgccacctactgtactggagtgtgaggtgGGTCACGGCCTCCCCATTCATCTATTTCTCTTATCTAGCCCTGGTTTTCCGTCTATGTTCTGGAGTgtgaattcattacactttgtgacaCAAAAAGGGAAGGGGAAAAGGGAATAAAAATGTCCCTATCaactacacccattaaaacctcaccactattccactacttggccctatctgatcctacaccAGCCCGGCAGCCTGAGAGGACGGGACGCTATCGTTCAGCacaccttgtaactcttctgcagtaaaatctcgtacacccaagaacttctctgcagctgccaccacatctattttctgtgatttacgttccatttctgcaTTAAGGTTGATAACCATTGGCTATGAATGCTAAGAAACCAACCTTACTGAAGAAGCACAttattcctatcactctctattggCCTCGGCCTACTCACAGCCTCTTAGGATCCTCGCcctggacccatcttcctctactactctcttcactgcctcagcatacaacaCGTTCTGTACAGCTCTGATCATGGCAAactcaacctgcctttctctcactggacacttctgatctccagcacaatgggtacccctacagttaacacacacagatttttccaccgatactacacattcctttgtctcatgccctcttGCACACTTTTCACATATAATAGGAATCTCccacctacacactgctgcaacatgaccgtAAGCACCTAAAACACCATAACGGGTTCAGGACAAAAGCTCTCACGGGATAACTGACACATCCAAACTTGACTTTCGCGGGTAAAGACTGCATCAAAACTCAGCAGGACAGacagtgtcttctctgtttcaccacttTCTCTACTGGGTCTGCGTCACACCAAGCGGCGGGCGTCACAGATTTTGGGAATCTTCAATTTCAGTTGATCCTCCTCAACACAACGCCACTCCAGTTATCATTCCTTTCAACAGCGCCctgctccggagagcaaagcaagtcacagtAGACGTCTTCACGGGTCCACCTGAACCCGAATCCCCGAGACCCAACCCGGGACCTAAGTGGGTCCAAAATTCTAACTCTTCCCTCGGGTCCCGGTCAGATCCTGTTTGATTGACATCAGGTCTCGGGTCTATGTAACTACAGCTGATAGACCTGAGTGGACCTTAATGGACCCGACCTCGGCTCTGCATAGCCCATAGCATACTTATTTTACGCTGATAAGGTGAATATATTGACTTATTGAAGGCCAACAGAGAGGACCTTTAAGTCACAGTTCTTTTCCCGAGGCACGTGGTGCAGAATGCCTGCTCCTCTGGACGGAGGAAACGCAAAAAATCCTCACGAGTCCATTTTGAGTTACTTTCACAGACTCAACCGtccccaacctcttctccacccaacctgacaccacatatggaCCATTCATTCCAAACAGGTAATTCATCCTCACTCTTGTCAAGTTCCATTTCTGACCTACCAGAGtaagtttttttctttttgtacTTGACGCCAATCTTCCTCACCACCGTTTGCCTCTACACCAGGGCTCTTCAGCTACCATCCTGTacgttttcactccaaccctaatctagcccACCTGATTCTAAGAATTGGCTGGTTGAGTAGCTGAATTAGGTTAGTTACATCTAGGGTTAAAGGGaaaccctacaggagggtagctctccaggaacatgattggagagccctgctctacaCTCATCTCCTTTTCTCGTAACACCACTTTTTTTTGGTAACAATATAATGGGCTCGACTGTCACAAGGAATCAACCGGTGGTTTGGGTGTAGGTAGAGATTGAAGGTTGGCTAAAATGTAGATAAAACTATGTAAAATATGGTACAAACACCCAGGTGATGAAAGGAGTTACATACCCAGGATTGGAAACTCATAGGTAATTGTAAAATACATCTATATTTTACTGAAAATTCTACATACAAAATCCCTATTACATTTCAATCCTTGCAAGTATCCAAATTAAAGACAGTAAATTATGACAACGAGATCACATTTCTTGTCAAAATCTATTATTATTGCACATTACATTGATATAACTTTTTAGATTATAGCAGTGTTTGGAATTAATATGTTTTTTCTCATGTGTGTGAGATGCATTAATATATTTAATGATAGGTCcaaatacatatttatataacctcatattttttaaatgcatttcaattgacaatATGACTTATCCTTATGTtgccctcttttcctccctccccctctccttatattctccccctcttttctcccttcctgcccctctccccaccttctctcctcctccctccatctcattctccctctacccttcctccccttctctctctcctctctctcctctctctcctcaatgtTCATGTCCCTCATTGGTCTCATATCCCAGTGTGTCTCCCAGGTGTTGGTGAGCATAGAAGGCCCGGGCCATTTCATTGATGTGGTTGTAGGCTCCAATGGACCTGAAGTACTCTACGTAGTGCCAGAAGTCTGAGGTGGTGTAGGGCCAGTAGGGGACTGCCGGGGGCTCATCATATGGaactacagacacacagacagaaacaaatcACATCACTCATTGACTGACAACCCCAAGGAAGTctacataatataataataatgtagagCCTATCAGCACATGCTACagaaggtctgtgtgtgtgtgtgtgtgtgtgtgtctattttacCTCCTTCAGGGGTGAAGGCTCTGGCATCTgtaagaaggagagggggagagatggagagagaagtttAGCATTCTGGAGCACTTCACGTATTCCACACACAAAGAAGGGATTGAGAGTTCGGAAAAATGAGCCCCTCCCTGAGGACTCTGGGATACCTGAAGAAactttcttccttcctcctcaAATATTATTCCTCActgggtttacacacacacacacacacacacacacacacacacacacacacacacacacacacacacacacacacacacacacacacacacacacacacacacacacacacacacacctgtctcttatacacatctagatgtgtataagagacagcacacacacacacacacacacacacacacacacacacacacactcacacagtgctCTTTGTCCACATGCAGTTCTCAAAACAAACCTCTCCTTATGGATGCAGAAAGCGGTAATTCCTGAATCCACCATTAAGTCATAGTTATCTCCAGCTCTGAGTCAGTTAACTTCTAATGCTGTGTACTTATTCTAGCACTTTAATATGGATTAACTACATACAACGACACACAATATGGATTACACATATAGCACTATTTACTAATAGATTTGACATAAAATGCTTAACACCTAAACCCCCTAAGAGCAAGCAGAAGGTAAAATAACCGAGGGTATCCCAGAGGTTGCTGATGATTAGTAATAGTTTAAGGAAACACTGCTGTGATAGAGACTTCTATTTGCAGCCTCATTTTAATGGAGGCAGAGAGACTCACCAGTGAGCTTACAGGCgatgagacagaggaagagaatWCTAAGCTGAACCAGCAACTTCATCCTGACttctgaaaacacaaacacattattataattgttttaacctttattttaacagggagtcAACACTGAGACCGAGGGTCTCATTTCCAGGTGAGCCCTGTGTACACAATACACACTGAGATACAATATACACATTTAAAACTACACATGCATAAATacgcaaaataaaaaaatacaatcgtAAACAACAGTTACATTTCTCAGCTACTAGGTCCTCAATCGACACTCTAAACGGCCCGAGAGGACATTGTAAACACACATATTATACACATAGCCTAGAGTTCATCGAAGAAAACCCCCCTAAACTACTAACTCTAAAATGTACATATTAATCAGAATCAAAACAACAATACCGGTTTGTAGTGAGAAGAATCTTGTTATTTTTTACCTGTGTGTGTCGTTCCAGAGGTGCTGTCTGTCTCGGGGTCCAGAAGAGTCTAAAGCTCACGGCAGGAATGAAGCAGCAGGATCCTGTTATAAGATCACACGTCCCAcccaatacacacatacacacagccctcCCCACATACCCTTGTCACAACCACACTTCTTCAGTTTGAGGCCAGAGAACTAACTCATGCTGTCAGCATTATATTCATCCCATGAAGCAACCATCACCATTGTTACATAGCTTGACATTAAATCAATCAAACCACATTATAAACTAACAGGTCTGCAACTACAGTCTGTAACgtctataaatataaaataatgtgatagatagatagtagaacttagatggtacagctgtaggatcttaatttgagccagtttgctacagcaggaaaataatcctgcagcaacaggacattaaaattactatgtggattataattcatggacatttttgttagggttaatacatttttcattaggtcaaatcaagtctgaaatttcaaagtgaaaatgaaAATTCTAAGCAAAAAACTTGTTTTTcgaccactccacacatttcttgttaacaaactctagttttagcaagtcggttaagacatctacaagtaatttttccaaaaattgtttacagacagattatttcacttataattcactgtatcacaattctagtgggttagaagtttacatacactaagttgactgtgcctttaaacaacttggaaaattccagaaaatgatgtcatggctttagaagcttctgatacgctaattgacatcatttgagtcaattggaggtgtacctgtgtatgtatttcaagtcctaccttcaaactcagtgcctctttgcttaacatcatgggaaaatcaaaagaaatcagccaagacctcataaaaaattgtagacctccacaagtctggttcatccttgggagcaatttccaaacgcctgaaggtaccatgttcatctgtacaaacaatagtacgcaagtataaacaccatgggaccacgcagccgtcataccgctcaggaaggagacgcgttctgtctcctagagatgaacgtaccttggtgcgaaaagtgcaaatcaaccccaaaacaacagcaaaggaccttgtgaagatgctggaggaagcaggtacaaaagcatctgtatccacagtaaaatgagtcctatatcgacataacctgaaaggccactcagcaaggaagaagccgcttctcaaaaaccaccataaaaaagccagactacggtttgcaactgcacatggggacaaagatcgtacgttttggagaaatgtcctctgggctgatgacacaaaaatagaactgtttggccataatgaccctcgttatgtttggaggaaaaagggggaggcttgcaagccgaagaaccccatcccaaccgtgaagcacgggggtggcagcatcatgttgcgggggtgctttgctgcaggagggactggtgcacttcacaaaatagaaagcatcatgagggaggaaaatgatgtggatatattgaagcaacatctcaagacatcagtcaggaagttaaaacttggtcgcaaatgggtcttccaaatggacaatgaccccaagcatacttccaaaggtgtggcaaaatggcttaaagacaacaaagtcaaggtattggagtggctatcacaaagcactgacctcaatcctatagaaaatttgtgggcagaactgaaaaagcgtgcgcgagcaaggaggcatacaaacctgactcagttacaccaggaggaatgggccaaagttcacacaacttattgtgggaaacttgtggaaggctacccgaaatgtttgacccaagttaaacaattgaaaggcaatggtaccaaatactaattgggtgtatgtaaacttctgacccactgggaatgtgatgaaataaatataagccgaaataaatcattctctctacacattcttaaaataaagtggtgatccaaactggcgtaagacaggacatttttactaggattagatgtcaggaattgtgagaaactgagtttaaatgtatttggctaaggagtctgtaaacttccgacttcaactgtacatacacactcacatatacacacactcacacatattgtacacactcaaacatactgtacacactcacacctactgtacatacacactcacacatattgtacacactgtacatacactcacacatactgtacacactcaaGCCATAAGGTACAGTAAAGCTGTATGCCTATGAAGTATAGGTAACCATAACAACAGGTTAGCGTGACTATCTGAAATGCTGTGCTTTACATTCCATCATTTGTCCCTGGACACGTCATCTGACCtgtagaactctgcaggcagtctacATACCACCTGTACTGCTACACCTGTTCCTCCAGTTCAAGTTTTTCAtcgtttttattgtcacatgcacaaatacaatgaaatgcctctcttgcttgctctttcccaacaatgctgtaataaatatcagtagtactataaaataaaataaaagtaaagtacaacagaaacacatgagaaatagatgtaagaagaacatgagaaagtaagtaagctatatacagggacgattccaggtgtcacgttcctgacctgttttctgttagttttgtatgtgtttgttggtcaggacgtgagtttgggtgggcagtctatgttttctgtttctatgttggtttaaagggtgacctaatatggStctcaattagaggcaggtgtttttcatttcctctgattgagagtcatattaaggtaggtgttttcacacggtttgtttgtgggtggttgtctcctgtgtctgtgtatatgttttcaccatacgggactgtttcgttcgttcgtcgttttgttttgtagtaagtacttgttcgttcgttcttcatgtttcatgtaagttcgtcgttctagtctgtctacattcgtttttgttattttgtatcattccaagtatagttcgttttgttcttgttaaataaacttcagtatgtcatttcaacgcgctgcaccttggttcaatccctgctcctcctcttcggatgaagaggaggaggaacgccgttacaccaGGGTTAACGTGACTAGGCAtttataggggtaaggtgactaggcatcaggatatatgataaacagagtggGCGTGTTGTGTGAgaaaatgaagtgtgtgtgtgtgtgtgtgttggagtgtcagtgtaagtgtgagtgtgtagagtgtgcatagagtgagtgtgtgactgtgcatagagtcagtgaaaCAATTAAATGGGTCATTgcagatagtctgtgtagccattttgttagctatttagcactCTTATGACTTGGGGATATAAGCTGTTCAgtagcctgttggtgtcagacttgttgctttggtaccacttgccatgcggaagcagagagaaaagtctatagcttgggtggctggagtctaacaattttatggtccttcctttcacaccgcctgatatagaggtcctggatggcagggagctcggccccagtgatgtactgggttgcccgcgccaccctctgtagcgccatgcgatcgagggtggTGCATTTACCATACCAAGCAGTAATGtatccagtcaagatgctcttaatggtgcagctgtagatttGAGGGTCcatccaaatcttttcaacctgaCGAAGGGGAAGAAGTGATGTTGCGCCTTCACAACTGTTTACATGTTTGTGGACACAGagtgaacttgaaactctcgacctgctccactgtaGCCCCGTCGATGGGGATAGAGGCGTGCTCACCCCCCGTTTCCTGtactccacgatcagctccttggtcttactgacattgagggagaggtatgAACCCAGTatgaaccacactgccaggtcactgacctcctccctgtaggctgtctcatcgtcgctggtgatcaggcctaccaccgtcgtgtcgtcaccaaacttgatggtgttggagtcgtgcttgaccacgctgtcatgggtgaacagggagtacaggaggggactaagcacacacccctgtgggacccccgtgttgagggtcagcgtggtggaggtgatgttgcctaccctcaccacctggggtcgacccgtcaggaagtccaggatccagttgcagagggaggtgttcagtcccaggcttCTAAGcctggtgacgagcttggaggggactatggtgttgaacgctgaactgtagtcaatgaacagcattctcacataggtattgcTTTTATCTAGGTATTCCTAGATGTATCTTATCTAGGTAGTCCTCTTTTCTTATCTCTTATCCTTTCCCTGTGAACTTgtttctgagggggaaaatgtgtgtgtgtgtgtgtgtgtgcattgtgccTGCGTGTGTCCCTATTTTACCTCCTTCAGAGGTGAAGGCTCTGGCATTTGTAAGAGGGCGAggtagagagacggagagagagaagtttaGCGTTCTGAAGCATTTCCTGTGTGTCTCTTTGGTAACTGTGCCCAACTCTCAGGATGCAAAACATACACGCCTCAACAGCCCTATTACCTTCCTCCTACATTGAAAAACAACATCTCAAACCTGCCAGTGTGATTTCAATAAAAAGCTTTGCTCCTAAAGGTCACGAAACACACAGTCAAAAACATcatattacactgttgatttacaCTGTAAGCTtggcttttttggttactacatgattccatgtgtgttatttcatggttttgatgtcttcactagtattctacaatgtagaaaatagtacaaataatgaaaaacccttgaatgagtaggtgtgtccaaacttttgactggtactgtagatgatgAGTACCTTAGTCAGAAAATCCCAGGAGTGGTCAGTGCACGTCACCTGACCCATATGGTAAATGGAAAGAAGGAGAAAATCCTGTCGATATCATTGTTGTTTGAGGAAACTCTACCTGAATATGTGAGGCTTGGATATGTGAGGTATGCGTTGAGAGAATTTGTGTCCAAACTATTAGTGTGGAAATTGTGAAGGATATGGTCACGTGTCAAATGTTTAAAGACTGGAGAAATATAATATTGAAGAATCT from Salvelinus sp. IW2-2015 linkage group LG14, ASM291031v2, whole genome shotgun sequence includes:
- the cops9 gene encoding COP9 signalosome complex subunit 9, translating into MKPAVDEMFPEGAGPYVDLDEAGGSSGLLMDLAANEKAVHSDFFNDFEDLFDDEDLQ
- the otos gene encoding otospiralin; amino-acid sequence: MKLLVQLXILFLCLIACKLTDARAFTPEGVPYDEPPAVPYWPYTTSDFWHYVEYFRSIGAYNHINEMARAFYAHQHLGDTLGYETNEGHEH